In a single window of the Cucumis melo cultivar AY chromosome 11, USDA_Cmelo_AY_1.0, whole genome shotgun sequence genome:
- the LOC103496317 gene encoding PLASMODESMATA CALLOSE-BINDING PROTEIN 5-like produces MDGRFIYSTLILFLFIHCFSPGSSRADSPQKQGKQFRAASRKSSTSQKDITTPITTVPTINIPTIPIINPTSSNPDTVSPAMTTPSFTPATTITGGSSWCIASQSASQAALQLALDYACGMGGADCSSIQAGGNCYNPNSVRDHASYAFNNYYQKNPLPNSCNFGGTAVITSTNPSSGTCEYPSTSTSSSILNTTNSSGSTVFGAVPSGPSTSSSSSSSALNFPSTQFFSLFTNFLLFIAF; encoded by the exons ATGGATGGGAGGTTCATTTATAGCACTCTGATTCTGTTCCTATTCATTCACTGTTTTAGCCCAG GTTCATCAAGGGCAGATTCTCCACAAAAACAGGGGAAGCAATTCAGAGCAGCATCAAGAAAATCTTCAACAAGTCAAAAGGACATCACGACCCCAATAACAACAGTCCCAACAATCAACATCCCAACCATCCCCATCATAAACCCTACCAGTTCCAACCCCGATACCGTCTCCCCAGCCATGACGACCCCAAGCTTTACACCGGCAACCACCATCACCGGTGGCTCCAGCTGGTGCATTGCGAGTCAGAGTGCGTCGCAGGCGGCGCTGCAATTAGCTTTGGACTATGCGTGCGGCATGGGAGGCGCCGATTGCTCGTCGATTCAAGCCGGTGGAAATTGCTACAATCCTAATTCGGTTCGAGACCATGCTTCTTACGCGTTCAATAACTATTACCAGAAGAATCCGCTTCCGAATAGCTGTAATTTTGGAGGCACTGCCGTGATTACTAGCACCAATCCCA GCAGTGGCACGTGCGAGTACCCATCAACAAG CACAAGTTCATCTATTTTGAACACTACAAATTCAAGTGGCTCCACTGTGTTCGGTGCCGTTCCTTCCGGCCCTTccacctcctcctcctcctcttcaTCAGCACTCAATTTTCCTTCTACCCAATTCTTTTCCTTATTtacaaattttcttctttttattgcTTTCTAG